One genomic segment of Chitinophaga sancti includes these proteins:
- a CDS encoding MDR family MFS transporter — MKQRFGILFPLILGTFMAGIDSSIVNVSLPTMSTQFGVGLDAIEWVIVAYMLGFCVFMPLTSWLKEQIGFYALYLISLSIFTFGSLLCAISNSLPELIAARAIQSFGGGAITPTAMAILTLVFPAEERGKVMGWWSLGSIAGPAIGPTLGGTLTNLYGWPSIFYINLPIGILTIGIAAYSLRFLKTNVRQPARFDASGFGVFTVFIVLFQYAIAVLPDKGFTSLGVWIPFIVSIIAIVVFIRRSLPNPQALFNLHIFRHRIYTYCILITSVRSVAIYGGLFLMPFLFQGQLGFSEIASGLLILPFSAVMALVTPIAGSLYDKTGPRRLIVTGLLLVAISMIQLSQLNTPALFPIIAAMVVRGLGIGLLVSTITSAAMSAVLPEEVTQASSMFSLLQQLSGTIGIAFSGLLQQYIMRYYTDGKGYTEVVAHHYGIQDTFFIAAVLVVVTVPIAMKLPHFVKRPVK; from the coding sequence ATGAAGCAACGTTTTGGGATTCTGTTCCCCCTGATACTGGGCACCTTTATGGCGGGAATAGACAGTAGTATAGTGAATGTTTCCCTCCCCACAATGAGCACACAATTTGGGGTTGGGCTGGATGCAATTGAATGGGTGATCGTAGCCTACATGCTGGGGTTCTGTGTGTTTATGCCCCTCACCAGCTGGCTCAAAGAACAGATCGGTTTTTATGCATTGTACCTGATCAGTTTGTCCATCTTCACCTTCGGCTCCTTATTATGTGCGATCTCCAACAGTCTGCCGGAACTAATCGCGGCCAGGGCGATACAGTCATTCGGCGGCGGTGCAATTACGCCTACTGCCATGGCTATATTGACCTTGGTCTTTCCTGCAGAAGAAAGAGGTAAAGTCATGGGCTGGTGGTCGCTGGGTAGTATTGCCGGACCGGCCATAGGACCAACTTTAGGAGGAACATTGACCAACCTTTACGGCTGGCCCTCGATATTTTATATCAACTTGCCGATTGGAATTTTGACCATCGGTATCGCAGCATATAGTTTACGGTTCTTAAAGACGAATGTTCGCCAGCCTGCGCGATTTGATGCCAGTGGGTTCGGTGTTTTTACTGTCTTTATAGTGTTGTTCCAGTATGCTATCGCTGTGCTGCCGGATAAAGGGTTTACATCGCTGGGGGTATGGATACCTTTTATTGTCAGTATTATCGCAATTGTTGTATTTATCCGGCGTAGTTTGCCGAATCCGCAGGCGCTCTTCAACCTGCATATTTTCAGGCATAGGATCTATACTTATTGTATCTTAATTACCAGCGTACGATCGGTTGCTATTTATGGTGGTTTATTTCTCATGCCCTTTTTATTTCAGGGACAATTGGGATTTTCTGAAATTGCATCAGGGTTATTAATTTTACCTTTCTCAGCGGTGATGGCACTGGTCACACCTATTGCAGGATCGCTGTATGATAAAACTGGACCAAGAAGATTGATAGTAACAGGGCTTTTATTAGTTGCTATATCTATGATACAGCTTTCGCAATTAAATACGCCTGCTTTATTTCCTATCATTGCTGCCATGGTGGTGAGAGGGCTTGGTATTGGTTTGCTCGTTTCGACTATTACCTCCGCTGCTATGAGTGCGGTTCTTCCGGAAGAAGTCACGCAGGCATCTTCTATGTTTTCGTTATTACAGCAATTAAGTGGTACTATTGGTATTGCATTTAGTGGGTTGCTACAGCAATACATTATGCGCTATTATACAGATGGAAAAGGATATACGGAAGTTGTGGCGCATCATTATGGCATACAGGATACGTTCTTTATTGCAGCTGTATTGGTAGTGGTGACCGTGCCAATTGCTATGAAGTTACCACATTTTGTGAAACGGCCGGTTAAGTAA
- a CDS encoding SMUG2 DNA glycosylase family protein has protein sequence MKKTFADHVIDFNTHLQYTGKLPKGIRIMNPFREQPQVMDIMKQFYHRFYGDQHPRQIIMGINPGRLGSGSTGIPFTDTKRLQSVCGISISGIQTHEPSSVFIYDVIAAYGGPEQFYHDFYFASVSPLGFTAVKEDGTEINYNYYDSVELTKAVYPFMVENIKKQLEFGVDRNVCYCLGTGKNSQFLIKLNEKEGFFKKIVPLEHPRFVMQYRAKRKQEFIDKYLERFEENAH, from the coding sequence ATGAAAAAGACTTTCGCCGATCACGTCATCGATTTTAATACCCACTTACAATATACCGGTAAGCTACCCAAGGGCATCCGTATTATGAATCCATTTCGTGAACAGCCGCAGGTCATGGATATCATGAAACAATTTTACCACCGGTTTTATGGAGACCAACACCCCAGGCAGATTATTATGGGCATTAACCCAGGTCGCTTAGGCTCCGGATCTACAGGCATTCCATTTACAGATACGAAACGGTTGCAGTCGGTTTGCGGTATATCCATTTCCGGTATACAAACACACGAACCCTCATCTGTGTTCATTTATGATGTAATTGCTGCATATGGTGGGCCGGAGCAATTTTATCATGATTTCTATTTTGCCTCCGTATCCCCTTTGGGATTTACGGCCGTAAAAGAGGATGGAACAGAAATCAATTATAACTACTATGACAGTGTGGAACTGACAAAGGCGGTGTATCCTTTTATGGTAGAGAATATTAAGAAACAATTGGAATTTGGCGTGGATAGAAATGTGTGTTATTGTTTAGGAACGGGAAAGAATAGCCAGTTTTTAATCAAATTAAATGAGAAAGAAGGGTTCTTTAAGAAAATAGTCCCCTTGGAGCATCCACGGTTTGTAATGCAGTATAGGGCGAAAAGGAAACAGGAATTTATTGATAAGTACCTGGAACGCTTTGAAGAAAATGCTCACTAA
- a CDS encoding acyltransferase domain-containing protein, which yields MPDFVFMFAGHGSQYYNMGAMLYHSNVFFRNTILHLDKEVRNHTGTSVVEYLYGRRFNPEGIFDDIRYTNPALFMVQYALARLLQEELLVKPDYVLGSSVGEMVAAAVSGMVSPAEMLTAMIDQARIIERLCNKGGLISILADPAIYEQEPLLYENTTLAAVDHKGHFTLSADDRTLLAVRLWLDSHELSYSQLPVRFPFHSPLMEPARAPFIRIMQQLRYGAPEATFISGIQSAPVYQVGAEYFWDVVREPIAFSAAIERLENAGPCFYIDCSPSGSCNNLLTKALSPTSSSVKQVIMSPFGQEIKHLQALLQKRQAYSH from the coding sequence ATGCCTGACTTTGTATTCATGTTCGCCGGCCATGGTAGCCAATATTATAATATGGGCGCGATGTTATACCACAGCAACGTATTTTTTAGAAATACCATCCTGCATTTGGACAAGGAGGTCCGCAATCACACCGGTACTTCGGTAGTGGAGTATCTTTACGGCAGGCGTTTCAATCCAGAAGGGATTTTCGATGACATCCGGTATACTAACCCCGCTCTTTTTATGGTCCAATACGCGCTCGCCCGGTTATTGCAGGAAGAGCTACTGGTAAAACCTGATTATGTACTGGGTAGCAGCGTAGGGGAGATGGTGGCTGCTGCTGTGAGCGGCATGGTTTCGCCAGCCGAAATGCTTACAGCTATGATCGACCAGGCGCGGATTATTGAACGGTTGTGTAACAAAGGTGGATTGATATCCATTTTAGCAGATCCTGCCATTTACGAACAGGAACCGCTGTTGTATGAAAACACCACACTGGCCGCTGTAGACCATAAGGGACATTTTACGCTATCTGCCGATGACCGTACTTTGCTGGCAGTACGCCTCTGGCTGGACAGCCATGAGTTATCTTACAGCCAGTTACCAGTGCGCTTTCCATTTCACAGTCCGCTGATGGAACCTGCCAGGGCTCCGTTCATCCGCATTATGCAGCAATTGCGCTATGGCGCGCCGGAAGCTACTTTTATTTCAGGTATTCAATCTGCTCCTGTGTACCAGGTAGGTGCAGAGTACTTCTGGGATGTGGTACGCGAGCCGATTGCCTTTAGCGCTGCTATTGAAAGACTGGAAAACGCCGGGCCTTGCTTTTATATTGATTGTAGTCCGTCAGGTAGTTGCAATAACCTGCTGACAAAAGCACTGTCTCCCACTTCTTCTTCTGTGAAACAGGTGATCATGAGTCCGTTCGGACAGGAGATTAAACATCTGCAGGCATTGTTGCAAAAAAGGCAGGCGTATTCGCATTGA
- a CDS encoding NAD-dependent epimerase/dehydratase family protein: MKVIVTGTTGMVGEGVLEECLRNPLVTEVVSFARKPFGKSHPKLKEVIHGDFFNIHPVAEELKGYDACFFCLGVTSLGKGEEEYTRATYTLTMHVAEVLSGQNPAMTFCYVSGGGTDSTEKGRLMWARVKGKTENDLMKLPFRQVFAFRPGFLRADKGARHVLKGYKYVDWIYPIGRMLLKNGFCTLAELGKAMIAITEKGYFKKTIEVRDIVALAEA, encoded by the coding sequence ATGAAAGTAATCGTCACCGGTACGACCGGAATGGTAGGCGAAGGGGTACTGGAAGAATGCCTCCGCAACCCGCTGGTCACTGAAGTCGTATCCTTTGCCAGAAAGCCCTTTGGCAAATCACATCCGAAGCTGAAAGAAGTCATCCATGGTGACTTTTTTAATATTCATCCGGTAGCTGAAGAGTTGAAAGGGTATGATGCCTGTTTCTTTTGTCTGGGGGTAACTTCGCTTGGGAAAGGAGAGGAAGAATATACGAGAGCGACCTATACGCTCACCATGCATGTTGCGGAGGTGCTGAGTGGGCAAAATCCGGCCATGACATTTTGTTATGTATCTGGTGGTGGTACGGATAGTACGGAAAAAGGCCGGTTAATGTGGGCACGGGTGAAGGGGAAGACAGAAAATGATTTGATGAAATTGCCTTTCAGGCAGGTGTTTGCATTTCGCCCTGGTTTTTTAAGGGCGGATAAGGGAGCAAGGCATGTGCTGAAAGGATATAAATATGTGGATTGGATTTATCCGATAGGTAGAATGTTATTAAAGAATGGGTTTTGTACGCTGGCGGAGCTGGGCAAAGCGATGATTGCAATAACAGAAAAGGGGTATTTTAAGAAAACAATTGAAGTCAGAGATATTGTGGCGCTGGCGGAGGCGTAA